The Horticoccus luteus DNA window ACGCGCCGTCGAGCTGCTCCTGCAGGCGCGTCTTGGTTTCGTTGATGAGCTTGCCCATCGCGGGGCGCTGCTCCTTCGGCACGGTGCCCATCTGTTTCATCAACGCGGTGAGTTCGCCGTTGGGGCCGACGTAGCGGGCCTTCGCGGCCTCGAACTCCGGCCGGGTTTTCAACGTCGCGAGTTCAGGCGCGGCCTTGGCGAGAAGAGCGGAAAGTTGGTCCTGCATGAAAATGGGAGACAGATGTAAACCACCGAGGCCCGAAGAGCACAGAGAATTTCGCGGGAAGAATCTGACGCGGTGCGCTCCGTCGCGCGGGGCAAAAAAAAGGACGGGCGCCTCGTATGAAGAAGCCCGTCCTTGGAAATGAGTGACGCGAGAAAATTCCGCGCCCCACCTTGGGCGAGCCTGTCCGAGGCTCGCGTTGGTCGAATCAGGCTTTCGCTTTGGCGCCGGCCTTGGTCTTCAACGCGTCCTGGGCTTGTTGCACCAGGGCTTTGAAAGCCACCTCGTCGCGAATCGCGAGATCGCTCAGCACCTTGCGGTCGAGCTGGATGTTCGCGGCATGCAGGCCCTCGATGAAGCGGCTGTAGCTGATGCCGGCGTTGCGGCAGGCGGCATTCAGACGCACGATCCACAAGGAACGGAAGTCGCCCTTCTTCTTGCGGCGCGCCGCGTAAGCGTATTGCCACGCGTGCTGGACGGCATCTTTCGCGTAGCGATAGAGCTTTGATTTGTTGCCGAAATAGCCCTTGGCGTATTTCAGCACTTTCTTGCGGCGCTTGCGCGACGCGGGGGAGTTTGTTGCACGAGCCATGTTAGTTTATTCCTTTATTTTGTCGCCCGTGGGTCGGCTTAAAATTCACCCGCGGAACGAAGTTAACAGTAATGCGTTGAGTCGCTTACAGCCCGGTGGGCAGGCAGCGTTTCAACGGCTTCGCATGGCCTTCGGCCACGAGCTTGTCACGGGAAGCACGCCGTTTGGACTTGGTGCTTTTCGCGCCGAGCAAGTGCCGAAAACCCGGCGTGCGGCGCACGAGCTTGCCCTTGGCGGTCAGCTTGAAGCGCTTGGCGACGGACTTTTTGGTCTTTTGCATGGAGAGAGCGGTCGAAAACAGAGACCCCACCGCCCCGTGGCAAGGGCAAACTTCACCGTCTAAAATCCACCTCGACCCCGCGCGGTCGCCGTCAGCGCCTCGCTCCACTGCGCCCGCAGCCGCTCGATCACCGGATGCCGCGCCGACCGCCACTCGCTCCGCCACACCGCGTCGTCCTCCCCGCGCAACTCCGCCACGGGCGTCACGCCGCGCACCGCATTCAAAACCGCCACGGCCTCGGCGCCGGCGAGTTCCGCCACCGTCGCCCGCACCGCCTCGCCCGGCACTCCCTGCTCAAGCGCCCACGCCAGTGCCGTGCCCGCCACCGCGCCGAGCGCCGGATCGGGAAAACACAGCCGGCCATCCCGCACCCACACGATGTTTTGCCGCGTGCCCTCGACCACAAACGCGTGCTCCCGCGCCAGAAACACCCCCTCGTCATGCGGAGTCGCCGCGCGCCGCGCCAACTCCCGCGCGCCCAGCCAGGCATTCGCGTAATTCAAACTCTTCGGCCGCGGCAGCCATTCGCCGTTGTCCCGCCGCAACCGCAGCACGCGCACCGCAATCCCCTCCACCGGTGCCGCCGCAGGCAACGCCCGTAACGTCAGAAACTCCGCCGGCCCGCCGTCCGCCGCCCCCGCCGTGATCGTGTAGCGAAACACCGCATCCACCGCGCCCGCGGCGCGCAGCAGCTCCGCCACCACCTCCGCCAGCCGCTCCTCGTCGGCCGCCAACGCCCGCTGCGGCCACGTCAGACCCGCCGTCGCACACGCCGCGGCGAGTCGCCGTTGATGATAACGCCAATGGTGCGCCCGGCCGCCACTCGTCCGAAACGTTTCGAAAAATCCCGCTCCATACAGCACCCCTTGATCGCTGAGC harbors:
- the rplT gene encoding 50S ribosomal protein L20: MARATNSPASRKRRKKVLKYAKGYFGNKSKLYRYAKDAVQHAWQYAYAARRKKKGDFRSLWIVRLNAACRNAGISYSRFIEGLHAANIQLDRKVLSDLAIRDEVAFKALVQQAQDALKTKAGAKAKA
- the rpmI gene encoding 50S ribosomal protein L35 → MQKTKKSVAKRFKLTAKGKLVRRTPGFRHLLGAKSTKSKRRASRDKLVAEGHAKPLKRCLPTGL
- a CDS encoding aminotransferase class IV; amino-acid sequence: MGEATPPPTALVYVNGELRPAGETALPLSDQGVLYGAGFFETFRTSGGRAHHWRYHQRRLAAACATAGLTWPQRALAADEERLAEVVAELLRAAGAVDAVFRYTITAGAADGGPAEFLTLRALPAAAPVEGIAVRVLRLRRDNGEWLPRPKSLNYANAWLGARELARRAATPHDEGVFLAREHAFVVEGTRQNIVWVRDGRLCFPDPALGAVAGTALAWALEQGVPGEAVRATVAELAGAEAVAVLNAVRGVTPVAELRGEDDAVWRSEWRSARHPVIERLRAQWSEALTATARGRGGF